A stretch of DNA from Acanthochromis polyacanthus isolate Apoly-LR-REF ecotype Palm Island chromosome 21, KAUST_Apoly_ChrSc, whole genome shotgun sequence:
cGCCAAATTCGACCATTTATCAGTATTAATCATGTGACATGCATTTCTGTTACAAACATTAAAGAAGCTAGAAGAGCTATGTCAAATTCAGTAACCGGattctgtcaaaaaataaataaattgttcGCTTGTCGACACCACAGAGAAACCATGACTGACTCGGCTGCAACCAGCAGTCATTACACAAATATTTAGGGATTTTTGGTAGAACTGTAGACTTTGCTTACACAGGATAGATAGAAGACAAGCCAATAAACAAACAGGAGAGGCTGAGAGGAACATAAAATGTACTGGAGgagtaaaataaatttaaaatggcTAAATCAGTGGgtgaagattttaaaaaatgtgtttctagaGTTAATGTGTTTAGCGTGGAAAAATGCCAAGATTATTGAGGCTGGTAAAATATAAATGAAGttaaatattcatagtatgTAAGACACCATTTTTCCAGCATTGGACACTGGGAATATGTTGACAACAGTGAATAATTTTTGTGAAATCTAACTTTTGCTTTaagaaaatgaaagacattTTACCCGTGTTATTCTGCACAGAAACATGTACGAGTTCTCGCtcctgtttccatagaggtgcaggacttcatattgcagtgaaaaatgaccacaatgtgaggaaaaaattTAATGGAAGCAAAAGAAATCTACTAActacttggagttcagagggtgaaACATGGCGTGTACATGGGTACAAATACTTCACTGAAGTCCTTGTctaggaggaaggaaggaaacttTAGAGTTTATTTTGTGCTTGGGGTTCACTGAACTATTCTGCTCTGGGTACCAGGTGATGGGTTATCAATGATAATATCAGGGGTTTTTGGGGTGTTTGCTGATTTGGGCACTAACATGTTGTCATGTGTTGGGATTAAATGCTGGGGTTGTGacgtgtgtttgtttgtgtgttgctgGTGTGTGTATCTGGTATCCCTcctttgtttaaatgttttgttctttatgtTGTTGTCTCTCAAATGTAAGTATATTATGGGTAAATTTACATACCACTGtcagtgtatttatttatggtgAAGCATGCTAAtcgtttttaaataaatgacatcaaATCATAATATAAGGTTCTCAGAATTCGTCATGGTGAATTATCCCTTTTAGTGACAAGTTCTTGTAAGTTCTACAGCCATTGCTTAGAAATATTCTgatgttaaaatgaaaagtgtatttttttatattttgcgttgctgttttccatcagggggagctggagaagcagctgctgcaggctaACCCCATCCTAGAAGCCTTTGGAAATGCCAAGacagtcaaaaatgacaactcCTCCAGATTTGTAAGAATGACTGCTGCGTTTTATGTTTCAGGGTTCTTTtaaatgcctgtttttttttttttactagtcTGTTCCACATACCTTCTTgtaaattttgtttttcttctcccaAGGGAAAATTCATCAGGATCAACTTTGATGTCAATGGTTACATCGTCGGTGCCAATATTGAAACTTGTATCCTTAATGCTGTCGGGTCGTTGCCTCTGCTTTGGGCATTTTTTAGGGCTAGGCTCGTTTAAGAAAATCTTACTACAATACACAAATAGGGTTTAGAAGTTAGTTGGAATGTGTAGTAAGCTAAGCGACCAGTTAATTGATGCTTCACTATGCTGAAAGAaaattttagcatcattttctAGtatctttcttttgttcttgCTATGTTTAATGGTTAGAAGACAGCTGTCCATGACTGTTGTTGTTCAGAAAGCTTTGTCATGGTTGTACTTGTCCTTGACCAATCAACCTCCAGACCTGTTGGAGAAATCTCGTGCCATTCGCCAGGCCAAAGATGAGAGGACCTTTCACATCTTTTACTACATGCTCACAGGAGCTGGAGACAAATTGCGCTGTAAGCAGCATATTAAAAATAAGTCCCTCCCAAGACACGAGAGTCCTAAAGGATCTGCAATGATTGTTTAGACTTACTGAGGCCCTTATTGTACAGATTATTAACTTCTCCTTTGCCGTCTATCTCAGCTGATCTCCTCCTGGAAAATTACAACAACTATCGCTTCCTTTCCAACGGGAATGTTACAATTCCGGGGCAGCAAGACAAGGATCTGTTTACAGAGACCATGGAGGCTATGAAGATCATGAGCATTCCAGAGGACGAGCAGATAGGTAAAACGACTATTCAGTTTTTGtaggaatgtgtgtgtctgtatatgaaCTGTCATCTCAACATGAAGCTGGTGTCGTATTCATGCTCCTGTTAACGCTTTGTGTGCAGGCATGCTGAAGGTGGTGGCCTCTGTTCTGCAGCTTGGAAACATGAGCTTCAAGAAGGAGCGTCACACCGATCAGGCGTCCATGCCTGACAACACAGGTGAGTCTCACCTTTACTCTCTGCCTCCTCCTAAATACTTGATAATTGTTCACTTACATCTTAAATGTTGTCGTCGTCTCCCTTTTTCCTGTGAGACTTAACGTCCTCTTCTCATTTTCTCTACAACAGCTGCTCAGAAGGTGTGTCACCTCATGGGCATGAACGTCACAGACTTCACCAGGGCCATTCTGTCACCCAGGATCAAGGTGGGCCGAGACTACGTCCAGAAGGCTCAGACCCAGGAGCAGGCAGAGTTTGCTGTGGAAGCCCTGGCCAAGGCTACGTATGAAAGGATGTTCCGCTGGCTGGTCATGAGGATCAACAAAGCCCTCGACAAGACCAAGAGACAGGGAGCCTCCTTCATCGGCATCCTGGACATCGCTGGCTTTGAGATCTTTGAGGTAAACATGAAGCAAAATTTAAACGACTTTCCTATTAAATATGTACATGTAAatatatacagtaaaaatgtcttGCTCAATggtgttcttaaacatttttcttttgtctctctCCAGCTGAACTCATTTGAGCAGCTGTGCATCAACTACACCAacgagaagctgcagcagctcttcAACCACACCATGTTCATCCTGGAGCAGGAGGAGTATCAGAGGGAGGGCATCGAGTGGAGCTTCATCGACTTCGGCCTCGACCTGCAGCCCTGCATCGACCTCATTGAGAAACCTGTGAGTCTGCCATTGTCATTCACTCCCTCAATTTCTTTGCATGACCAGGCATTGGCTCCtggttatttctgttgtagtatatgaatatttttgttcttctagtatgtgttttattaattctctctctggtgttcccaggccagtcCTCCTGGCATCCTCGCCCTGCTGGATGAGGAGTGCTGGTTTCCCAAGGCCACAGACAAGAGCTTTGTGGAGAAGGTGCTCCAGGAGCAGGGCACACACCCCAAGTTCCACAAGCCCAAGAAACTGAAGGATGAGGCAGATTTCTGCATCATGCATTATGCTGGCAAGGTAAACGTGCAGAGTTTGTAAGATGCACTCATTAATGCATTTCTTAGACCTGCTTAGTCGGTTTTATAGCCGTTCTGCACTCTTCTAGTTGTCCTACTTCTTACcaatgtgacattttctgcCTAATGCGACTTCTCAGGTGGACTACAAGGCAGATGAGTGGCTGATGAAGAACATGGACCCCTTGAATGACAACGTGGCGACACTCCTCAACCAGTCCACTGACAAGTTTGTGTCTGAGCTGTGGAAGGACGGTGAGTCGAGGCAGATTGTTGTTAACCCAGGAATCACTGCCTCTCAAAGGCTTAATGTGGGATGTTATTTCATGCCGATTTCTTGTTCATAttgctttctttctcttctaCTGTCTGGTGTGTGGACctttgtttttacctttttcaAATCCCATCGGTTGTTTTCTATCCATTTGCTCCTGTGTTTGGCCCCATTTTGTCTGTCATCTTTTCTTTTGGCGGGTCATAGAATTACAGAATTGTCAGAGAGCATATTTTTATCAGCGTTTTCCTATTCTACACTCAGACTCAggtgaaaagtttttttttttttacccatttattttgtattttttccttctttctcctgCAGTTTGTCACACTTATTTACTCCGTGAATCCTCTGTCGTCCGTTGTGTCTTCACCCTTTTCTCCTAACTTTATCTTTCCAAAGATGTCAGTGAATTGTGTGAGTTGTTTCTGTCTTAAACCAGCTCTGTGTGCAGTAGAAAAGTCTTCTGGTTGTCTTACCACTTGTTGCACTGTCATTGAActctccttctctccctctgtgtAATAGCGTTGTGTGGTGACTCCTGGTGTTGGTCTTGGGTACTGCAGCAATGGGTATATACTGCAtgggtttggtttggtttttctgtcaccacaaaaatacatgCCCACTGCAACCACCGAAGTCTGTCACCTTCCTGACGCCAGTACATGTTCAAGTTAACAATCGCACATAGTTTTCACTGAGAACGACAAACTGGCCGTGTTACCAGTTGACAAATCTTCTCTACTCACTGCACTGGTggatattattttttcattatggTGTGTTATCTTTCCACTCTTCACTGGCTTGTAGTGACTCTCCTGTCAACCCGATTTCTGTTTCCCTCCACATTCACCTGTTGTTTGTGTGGTGTTTCACCGATCCTGGTTTTATGAGGCTACGTCCACACAAATACGTTTTCCTGTTTAAACGATCTCCACACAGACGAGCCTTTTGGCACCATTTCGTCTCCATATATATCCTTACATCATTCATGCAAACGAAGTATGCATATGCTGGTGTAAATGAGTAGATGGCAAAGGATTGGTTGCTTAATTGTAGAAAATACTATGAAGGAACAGAAATAATGAAAGCTAGGATCAGAAATGTTCTTAGACAACAAGACAAGAAGGTAACCAACACTTTGGATTTGTTATTCATATTGAATTAGCCATTCTAGTCAAGgctgatgtctttgtttttctctgcaaaTGGGTCATGTGAAAGAAGTGTGACATGGCAACTGACAAGTCCCAAGCGAACATGGGTGTCTGTGTCATTGTTTCTGAAAGTCTCAGTTTCTGCTGTCCAGATtgaaacacaaccacaaagtaAAACAGGATCAGCAGTGTTTTCGAAAGTCTCTGTTTCGAGGATTCTAAAACGCAGAAGTGGCGTGAACCACAGTAGCGTAGCAGAAGTTATGTATTCAGAAACAAAAGCATGTCAGTGTGGACGTAGCCCGAACcacctcttctctcttctgGTGTGAGTTTACCAGGAGGAAGTGGAGAGACAATGGTCATATTCATTCTTCCTTGTGAAATGCATTTGGTTTGAATTTGCCTGGTtaaatattcatattattaAATGAGACCACACTGAATTTGTGCATAATgcatcttttctttctgtgtccctttttttttgttttctttctactGTTCCTCTTTCAGTGGACCGCATTGTGGGTCTGGATAAGGTGTCTGGCATGTCAGAGATGCCCGGTGCCTTCAAAACCCGTAAAGGCATGTTCCGCACAGTGGGCCAGCTGTACAAAGAGCAGCTGTCCAAGCTCATGGCCACGCTGAGGAACACAAACCCCAACTTTGTCCGCTGCATCATCCCCAACCACGAGAAAAAGGTATCAGAGAAGTAGTGGCATCTCATAGGgtgtttccactgcaggaacctTTTGAATTACTAAGGAACTACAGCAGTGTTAAACTCGAAGCATCCAGTGACCAAATTAGTTTCATTAGGATAGTTTAGTGTTGAAAAAAGTCCCCACGGCAGTGGTTGTACTTTCAAAAGATCAAGGGTTTTAGGACAGTTTTTATGACTAAAGCTGACTTGTCACAGAACTATTTTGACAGTAAATTTTTTGCTACTTTGTTCACGAAacaataaaatgctgttgcaaAGTTCTGAAAAGAAACGGAATGCAAACAAGCTAAAAACATGTAAGAGAGTGAAGGGAAGAGATTCAAGTGACTGTAGAATTACCAAAGCAAGTAACTGAGAGGGAAACATGTTAAGACCTCATTTGCTTGCATtctaaagcaaaataaaaatcagtgagACAGTAGTGGTTCACATAAGAaccagtcttttttttaatctgttgaaGGTGTCAGACCCTGTCCTCACTTTGCAGTCTGTCAGTATTTCAATCTGCCTCAGCTCCATTATGGTGGAAATTCTTATAGAAATATACAAGATCTTTCAGTTCACAAGTTTTGTTCCATTGGTAAAGTAGTTTCTGtaaattttatcttttttttttttttttttttttttagttgtaaaAGTACAGATTAGACGTGTCTGTTTTGACCAGCAAATGTTTCTCATCCTCAGGCTGGTAAACTGGACCCCCACCTGGTTCTGGATCAGCTGAGGTGTAATGGTGTGCTGGAGGGAATCCGTATCTGCAGACAGGGCTTCCCCAACCGCATCGTCTTCCAGGAGTTCAGACAGAGGTAACGGATAATAACATGACATAACATACATTTCACCACTTATGTCTTTCAGGTTGTGTGTTAAATAATATCTCCTCCTCCCAGGTATGAGATCCTCACTCCCAATGCCATCCCCAAGGGGTTCATGGATGGAAAGCAGGCCTGTGTGCTCATGGTAAGAGGGCCATAAAATTCTATCTGGGCTTAACGATACCTCTTCCCTCAGCCGTGTGACTCATCAGTGTATTCCTTTTCTGTTCAGATCAAGGGTCTGGAGCTGGATCCCAACCTGTACCGCATCGGCCAGAGCAAAGTCTTCTTCAGAGCGGGAGTCCTCgctcagctggaggaggagagggacaTGAAGATCACAGACATCATCATCAGTTTCCAGGCCTGGTGCAGAGGCTACGTGGCCCGCAAGTAAGAAGTGCCAACCACTGCTTATTCTGTCATTACATTGTTATCAAGAGGCTGTTTTGTAGCTGCTGACATTATTTATATTGTCATTGGAGTGTCATTATAAGGATATGACACTGGTGAATTGTTTAATGTTCAATTTGGCAGAATATCACAATAATCAAAGGAAATGACTGGCTCAAACATGCAATAAAACGTATAATTCTTGTCATTAAGTACGTAGGATTAAACATGTCATTGTCTGACTCTGTCTGGTGTTGCTTTGTAGGGCTTTCGCCaagagacagcagcagctgacTGCAATGAAGGTGATCCAGAGGAACTGTGCTGCTTACCTTAAACTCAGGAACTGGCAGTGGTGGAGGCTCTTCACAAAGGTGAACCTCAGTCTCCTACAACATCTGAgacgttgttttttttgtttgtttttacaacttTGCTTTCACAGCTTTGTCTTTTCTAACTCTCCCTGCTTCCACAACTTTATCCCAGGTGAAGCCTCTGCTGCAAGtcagcagacaggaggaggagatgcaAGCCAAGGATGAAGAGCTGGTTAAGGTGAAGGAGAAGCACCTCTATGCTGAGAAGCAGCTccaggagatggaggagaaacagcagcaggtaaACTTTTACCTACAACTCCATGCCCCTTCAGTTCATTAACGAATACATCTGAATATGATAagtgctgtttatttttgttgatttacctgtttttcttttgctttgctCACAGCTGAGTGCTGAGAAGATGGCCCTGCAGGAGCAGCTTCAGGCCGAAACAGAACTCTGTGCCGAGGCTGAGGAAATGAGAGCCCGTCTGGCTGCCAAGAAGCAAGAACTGGAGGAGATTCTCCACGACCTGGAGGCCcgtgtggaggaggaggaagagcgtGCTTCTCATCTGTcttcagagaagaaaaagatgcaGCAAAATATTACTgtaagtgggggaaaaaaaatatgcacacactAGTTTAAATACACATATAGAATTAATGCTTTACTGTTTGATTTGCCTTTTCTAAACCTCCTGTCATTTATCTGCACACAGGACttggagcagcagctggacgAGGAAGAGGCTGCCAGACAGAAACTTCAGCTGGAAAAGGTCACACTGGAGGCCAAGATGAAGAAGATAGAAGATGATGTTATGGTTTTAGatgaccaaaacaacaaactgaacaaGGTTGGGATAAAGGATGCTTTAAACTGCTGATAGATTGTGTGGTTGAATAataaagtgcaccaaagtgttTTATCTCTCACTTCACTTGTTGTTTACCTCTTTTATGAATTCAGgagaagaagctgctggaggagagGATCTCTGAGTTCACCACTAACCtggcagaggaggaagagaaatcCAAGAGCTTGCAGAAACTCAAGACCAAACACGAGGCCATGATCACAGACCTGGAGGGTAGGAAGGAAACGCTAGAGAGACATACAGTGACTTGCATGATCTACTATAGATCACACTGGACTGACATGGATGAAGGTGTTTTTTCCATCCCAGTAATTTGACATTTGTGTTCTTTCTCTGTCAGACCGCCTGCGTAGGGAGGAGAAGGGCCGTCAGGAGCTGGAGAAGAACCGTCGTAAGCTGGAGGGCGACTTCACCGAGATACACGATCAGATTGCTGAGCTGCAGGCCCAGATTGCTGAGCTCCGTGCCCAGCTGGcgaagaaggaggaagagctCCAGGCTGCTCTGGCCAGGTTTGTGTGAATGCTAAATCACAATTTTGAAGGTTAAAAATAGCAATCAGAATAGTATGTATTTATGTGTACTCGGTTCATCAGTtagtagtttttgttgtttttaccaaGTGGATGATGCATAATTAGCTTACCGTCTAACTCATCCTCCCTGAAGGATGGAAGAGGAGGCTGCACAGAAGAACCTGGCCCAGAAAAAGATCCGTGAGTTGGAGGCTCAGCTCTCTGAACTGCAGGAGGATTTGGAGCTGGAGAGGCAGGCCCGCATCAAGGCAGAGAAACATCGCAGGGACCTTGGAGAAGAACTTGAGGCCCTCAAGACCGAGCTCGAGGATACTATAGACTCCACTGCTGCTCAGCAGGAACTCAGGTAGAGATATGGGTGTGGGGAAAGGTACAACAGCTAAACTTTTGTGTCATGCTGCAAGGTGTTTTGGTCCATTGTGTACCTTCACGCAAGTGGATTAATGTCTGCCTTTCCTGTGTAGGGCCAAACGTGAGACGGAGGTGGCACAGCTTAAAAAGACCCTCGAAGATGAAGCCAAAGTCCACGAACACCAGCTGATTGAGATAAGGCAGAAACATGGTCAGGCCTTCGATGAGCTCAATGACCAGCTGGAGCAGGCTAAGAGGGTAAATTGAACCTTtgtattcagttttgtttttgtgttgtttcttcatAAAAGTTACTGAGCCTTTCTCCTTCCCTGCAGAACAAAGTGTCGATGGAGAAGGCTAAACAGGCCCTGGAGTCAGAGAGGAACGAGCTGTCCATCGAGCTACAGACGCTGATGCAGGGCAAAACGGATTCAGAGCATCGCCGGAAGAAGGCTGAATCTCAGGTCCAGGAGCTGCAGCTTAAACACTCAGAGAGTGAGCGCCAGAGGATGGAGCTGGCTGAGAAACTTGCAAAAACGCAGGTACGAGTCTTTGAGAGAATTTTTGTGATGTAACTTAGCAGGATTATGGTTCCCTGTCAGTCTATTGCATTTCAAACACTTGCGTTTATGCTTTCTGCTTGTGTTGATGATCACATTTGACTACATTTATCATTGTGCTCATCTTAAGCTGTTTATTATTGGCTATTCTTTGCCAATGTACACATCCATACAAGCTGAACCCTGTCCTTCATCCACAGGCTGAACTGGAAAATGTTACCGGTGTTCTCAATGAAGTGGAGAGCAAGTCCGTTAAGGCAGTGAAAGACTGCTCTGCTGTGGAATCCCAACTGCAGGACACCCAGGTACGCTGCcataaacattttctgttctgctctagATTCAGAGGTAACAGATTGGCATATACGGGGCACATCCATTTGCACCAGATGTGTAACTGATTATTCAGACATCAATTTATTGCAAATGTGATTAAGTGAAGGTTTATGTATATATCTTTGGTTTTAACCATTTGATAAATACTCCCTGTTTGCCGTTCGGGATGCACAGAAGAGTGTGATGTATGTGTTTGACACTTTTTCTGGGAGAAATTTGCATGTAACTTGCACCAGACTTTGGAGTTCATCCAACTGATCCATCAGATCATTTGATCAGCTGTTGGAGGGCGACGTTAATTTTCATTTAGGCCTTTGTGGCACAGCTACAGGCAGAGGGTTCAGATTACTTCATGACAAAATACCAAATGTTTGATCGGTTGTTTAGTCATGTAAACATTTCCAACGTCAGCAAAGGACTGTGAAAAGAGCTTTTTTTGAGGCGAAATCTGAACATCATCAGCACAGACACTCAAACATTCAAGTTAAATAAAGGTTCAACACTGAAATCTAAGTATTAGCCAGTGCCCTGTTTACTCTTTGTAACCCTACATGTCCATTTTTACAACAGGAACTACTCCAGGAAGAGACACGCCAGAAATTGTCACTTAACACACGTCTGCGCCAGCTTGAGGATGAACAAAACAACCTGAGGGAACagctggaggaagaagaggagtcCAAGAGGAACGTAGAGAAGCAGCTTCAAACAGTGCAGGCTCAGGTGAGACACATGTCCTTCACTGATAACTTTCATTCTGACCATTAGCATAGAAAATTGCACTGCTGTTACTAATTGGTAACAAAATTCTCCTAATTTATTAACTTAAGAATTGATGAATTATTTGGATGAATGGACCACACATTCACTTCACATTAAATGCTTGACTGGATTTTATTTCCGCGCAGCTCGCTGAAATGAAGAAAAGGGTAGATCAGGATGCTGGGGttctggaaacagctgaagaGGCAAAGAAGAAGGTCCAAAGGGACCTGGAGATGACAAACCAGCGTCTGGAGGAGAAAAATTCTGCCTATGAAAAGttggacaaaacaaagacacgTCTCCAGCAAGAGTTGGACGACCTGATAGTAGACCAGGACCACCTCCGACAGATTGTCAGCAACctggagaagaagcagaagaagtttGACCAGGTTGGCCAATGAGTATTTACAGATGCTTTAGAAACAGTTTAATTAATTGATCTTCACAGACATTAAACCTTTCTCTGACTTTCTGTAGATGCTGGCAGAGGAGAAGACCATCTCTGCCCGCTATGCAGAAGAGCGTGACCGGGCTGAAGCTGACTCCCGTGAGAAGGAGACTAGGGCATTGGCTCTAACTCGGGAGCTGGACTCTCTGATGGACATCAAGGATGAACTGGACCGCAACAACAAACTGCTCAAGGCTGAAATGGAGGACCTGGTATCCTCTAAAGATGACGTTGGCAAGAATGTAAGTCGAGAAAATCTATCTTGACAAGCATGTTTGTTCTTTTGCTGTCTACATGCCGTTCTCACACTGCTCTGTCATCTGCAGGTCCACGAGCTGGAGAAGTCCAAACGTTctctggagcagcagctggaggagatgaagactcagctggaggagctggaggacgaGCTGCAGGCCACAGAGGACGCCAAGCTGCGTCTGGAGGTCAACATGCAGGCAATGAAGGCCCAGTATGAGAGAGACCTGGCAGGACGTGACGAGATGGGCGAGGAGAAGAAAAGGGCTCTGGTTAAACAGgtacaaatataaaatgatcTGGGTCTTACTTGgaataaatgttttcttcttttgctgAACAGTCTGCATGTCACATCTTAGGATAGTTGTGCTGGTTGCAAATGTTTTTACCTTTCTAATTGGATAAGATAATGACTCATAACATTGCAAGTCACAGATACAGAGCTTAAAAAATATGAGGAAAGAATATCAAATTTATTTCTAAATGACACTTTTTCCTTGGACATGAACACTGCTAAACAGGTGAAAGCATACAGGTGCAGATTTGGATGTGAAATGAATGCATGTGTCCTTCAGGTGCGGGAGatggagctggagctggaggaTGAGAGGAAGCAGCGTTCTGCAGCCGTGGCGTCGCGCAAGAAGCTGGAGCTGGACTTGAAGGAGCTGGAGGCCGCCATCGACATGGCCAACAAGAACCGTGACGAGGCTCTGAAACAGCTCAAAAAAGTCCAAGTgagtacaacaacaaaaaaagattaaatgcTAAACAGAGTTTTCCCCCCAGTTTCCTCACTTTTTCCGTTTTTCTGTTCTCAGGCCCAGATGAAGGATCTCATCCGGGAGCTGGAAGATACCCGCATGTCCCGAGAAGAGATCCTCGCCCAGAGCAAGGAGACTGAGAAGAAGCTGAAAGGCATGGAGGCCGACATGATCCAGATGCAGGAGGTTGGCATGTGCACCTTGTGTTGTTacctttcttttctgtttttccctcCTTCTGTTGCTCATCTTTTCTCATTCATTGCTGTGCAGGAGCTGGCGGCTGCAGAGCGAGTCAAGAGACAGGCCCAGCAGGAGAGAGACGAACTGCAGGATGAGATAAATAACCAGGCTGCCAAGAAGTAAGAGCTCTCAGGTTCTAGTAAAATGATCAAAGTGTCAGTTGTGTGCATCGTGTGTTTGTAGCTGATATCCTTCCCTGCTTCCTTTAATCTCTGCTCCTTTCCTCTGTTCTCAGCGCTCAGGTtgcagaggagaggagacggCTGGAGGCTCGTATCGCTCAGCTGGAGGAAGAGTTGGAGGAGGAGCAGTGCAATACTGAGCTGACCAGTGACAGGCTGAAGAAAGCAATGCTGCAGGTTTGTAGCTAAACATTTACCAAGGGGTGTAAGGCTTATCCATCGCCATGCCGAGGAATTACAGAATCACTGATTGCtagatttggatgaaaactGTTAGATTTCAAGCTGTTGCATGTACTTGCACACAAAGGTTAGGTGCTGTTTCTGGTCCAGATTTGGAATGAAGGTGGGGTTGTAAATGCTCACAGGGTCtaaggatcagactaattcctgggtaggttttctgtggttcAGATGAGGAAGAATCTTGGGTGCCAATGAAGTCATGATGTGAAGGATAACCTCATTAAACAGTgttaatttttgacattttggtcaatatttgtgcaatacttctgtcactgaaataggaaatgctcttaagattcattttacattaaattttTGGAACAAAGTtgcttttttaatgttaaatacaatctttttattttttccccttattACTACTTACAAAACTAATTAGCCAACATGTTTAATTAGTTTAACAGATAACACTGAACCATAAAACAGCAtgataatgcatttttttcatacagTGGTGAAAAACAAGTttatattatcatgaaatat
This window harbors:
- the LOC110962785 gene encoding myosin-9-like isoform X1: MTDADKFLYVDRNLVNNPLAQADWATKKLVWVPSERLGFEAGSVKEERGDECVVELADSGKKIKVNKDDIQKMNPPKFSKVEDMAELTCLNEASVLHNLKERYYSGLIYTYSGLFCVVINPYKNLPIYSEEIVEMYKGKKRHEMPPHIYAITDTSYRSMMQDREDQSILCTGESGAGKTENTKKVIQYLAHVASSHKTKKDQNSSILSHGELEKQLLQANPILEAFGNAKTVKNDNSSRFGKFIRINFDVNGYIVGANIETYLLEKSRAIRQAKDERTFHIFYYMLTGAGDKLRSDLLLENYNNYRFLSNGNVTIPGQQDKDLFTETMEAMKIMSIPEDEQIGMLKVVASVLQLGNMSFKKERHTDQASMPDNTAAQKVCHLMGMNVTDFTRAILSPRIKVGRDYVQKAQTQEQAEFAVEALAKATYERMFRWLVMRINKALDKTKRQGASFIGILDIAGFEIFELNSFEQLCINYTNEKLQQLFNHTMFILEQEEYQREGIEWSFIDFGLDLQPCIDLIEKPASPPGILALLDEECWFPKATDKSFVEKVLQEQGTHPKFHKPKKLKDEADFCIMHYAGKVDYKADEWLMKNMDPLNDNVATLLNQSTDKFVSELWKDVDRIVGLDKVSGMSEMPGAFKTRKGMFRTVGQLYKEQLSKLMATLRNTNPNFVRCIIPNHEKKAGKLDPHLVLDQLRCNGVLEGIRICRQGFPNRIVFQEFRQRYEILTPNAIPKGFMDGKQACVLMIKGLELDPNLYRIGQSKVFFRAGVLAQLEEERDMKITDIIISFQAWCRGYVARKAFAKRQQQLTAMKVIQRNCAAYLKLRNWQWWRLFTKVKPLLQVSRQEEEMQAKDEELVKVKEKHLYAEKQLQEMEEKQQQLSAEKMALQEQLQAETELCAEAEEMRARLAAKKQELEEILHDLEARVEEEEERASHLSSEKKKMQQNITDLEQQLDEEEAARQKLQLEKVTLEAKMKKIEDDVMVLDDQNNKLNKEKKLLEERISEFTTNLAEEEEKSKSLQKLKTKHEAMITDLEDRLRREEKGRQELEKNRRKLEGDFTEIHDQIAELQAQIAELRAQLAKKEEELQAALARMEEEAAQKNLAQKKIRELEAQLSELQEDLELERQARIKAEKHRRDLGEELEALKTELEDTIDSTAAQQELRAKRETEVAQLKKTLEDEAKVHEHQLIEIRQKHGQAFDELNDQLEQAKRNKVSMEKAKQALESERNELSIELQTLMQGKTDSEHRRKKAESQVQELQLKHSESERQRMELAEKLAKTQAELENVTGVLNEVESKSVKAVKDCSAVESQLQDTQELLQEETRQKLSLNTRLRQLEDEQNNLREQLEEEEESKRNVEKQLQTVQAQLAEMKKRVDQDAGVLETAEEAKKKVQRDLEMTNQRLEEKNSAYEKLDKTKTRLQQELDDLIVDQDHLRQIVSNLEKKQKKFDQMLAEEKTISARYAEERDRAEADSREKETRALALTRELDSLMDIKDELDRNNKLLKAEMEDLVSSKDDVGKNVHELEKSKRSLEQQLEEMKTQLEELEDELQATEDAKLRLEVNMQAMKAQYERDLAGRDEMGEEKKRALVKQVREMELELEDERKQRSAAVASRKKLELDLKELEAAIDMANKNRDEALKQLKKVQAQMKDLIRELEDTRMSREEILAQSKETEKKLKGMEADMIQMQEELAAAERVKRQAQQERDELQDEINNQAAKNAQVAEERRRLEARIAQLEEELEEEQCNTELTSDRLKKAMLQTDQMNVELTAERSTCQRVEGARSQLERQNKELKLKLQELEGTIKSKYKANMSALEAKIAQLEEQLDMETRERQAATKLVRRTEKKLKEFILQVDDERRNTEQYKDQVDKLNSRLKQLKRQLEEAEEEAQRANANRRKLQRELEDATESAEVMNREVTSLKNKIRRGDLPFTVRRTVTRTGIESDEESEPKTETPEPKPE